Within Sphingobium aromaticiconvertens, the genomic segment ACGCTTGGAAGTGGGCAGCAAAAATCTGATTGGGCTGCGACTTTCCTGTCGTTCGTGAGAAATGCGTTGAACGGCCGATTTTGCGATGGAAACTGTCTTATGCCTTGGTGCGCAAGGACAAGTTTGTTACGCTAGAAACATGGATAAAGAGAAACCGTTGCGCGTCCTGACCATCGATGGGGGAGGAATGCGGGGTATCTACTCCGCAGCGTTTCTTCATGAGTTGTCGTCACTTTTCGCGAAGAAGAGGGGCTGTAAAGCGTTGGATGTTGGAAAGGGGTTCGATCTTATAGTTGGGACCAGCACAGGAGCGATTGTTGGTTGCGCATTGGCTGCGGGCGAACCCCTGTCCAAGGTCGTCAAACTTTACCGTGAAAATGGACCTAAGATCTTTCCAGAGCGAGTGCCCTCCTCGACGATGAAGGTGCTAGGCCAGATGCCACGCCGTGGGGATATAAACCGGCGTGGTGCCGCAGCATTGAAGACCGCACTTACGGCTGTGCTTGGCACCAAGACATTCAAAGAGATCGAAACATTGCGGGGTATCGCGTTGTCGATACCGGCTGTCGAGATGAGTCAACAACGGGCATGGGTTTTCAAAACCAGTCACTGGGGAGGGACACGTGACGATGACACGAAATTGGTCGACGCCTGCATGGCAACGAGCGCCGCTCCGATTTTTCGTTCATTGGCTGCGGTTGATGTAGGCGGTGATCTAGGTGGTTATAGAGTTTTTGCGGACGGTGGCCTGTGGGCCAACAATCCCGTGCTCGTCGGCTTACTGGACGCGATTAAGATGAACAGTACACGTCCTATCGAGATTTTTGCCCTTGGTAGCTATCCAAAGCCTGACGGCGAGCGCATTGCAAAAGCAGACTTGGATCGCGGTTACGGCGACTGGCAATTCGGCGCTAAAGCAGCCTCCCTCAGTATCGCAGCGCAGGAATTTGCGTTCGACAACATGGCACGCATGTTCGCGAAGGAGTTTACTAATTTAGGTCGACCTATAAGCGTCATACGTTTCCCAAAAGGCGATCTACGACCGGATATCGTCCCATACCTAGAATTAGACAATTCGTCTGATAAGGCGATGACCGCATTGATCGATCAAGCACGCGCTGATGTGAACTTGGCAAAAAGTGCCTGTGACGACACCGCCGATGCAACCGGCCAGATCATCAATAGCCTTTTTGAAAACATGCCGTGCTGGGGGGATGACGCAAATAATGTTTAATACATCGAAGCAAGTCCGTGGATTTCATGACGAAAAGGTTGCCATCGTCGGAGATGAGCGTGCCAATATGCGCGCCCGCCGAAACAGCAACCGTAACCGCCTGAAGGCCGGTTTAGTCAGAGACGGAAAGCCAAAACCGCTCGGATCGCATACGCAGGGTTCGTATGCGATGCATACGATGGTCCAGGATGACAATCTTGATTATGATATTGATGACGGTCTTTATTTCAAGGCTGACGATCTAGTCGGCGCTCAAGGGGCCTCCATGTCTGCCCTTGACGTACGCAAGATGGTTTGCGCGGCTGTGCAAGATGACAAATTCAACACGCCGCCAGATGTGCGAACAAATTGCGTACGAGTCTATTACAATGCTGGATATCACGTCGATATTCCAACATATCGACGAATCGAGACTACCAACATTTGGACTAACAAAGTTGAATATAGCTACGAGCTAGCGGGAGCTAGCTGGCGGACGTCCGACGCAAAGCAGGTCACCGTTTGGTTTCGGGAGACAAACAAGGAGTTGAGCCCGGAGTCGGTTGGCGAGGGCCAGTTCCGGCGCGTTGTCCGATACTTAAAGATGTTCAGCAAGAGCCGGTCCTCCTGGAAGGGAAAAAATCCGAGCGGGTTTGCGCTTACCAAGTTAGCGTCGGAATGTTTCGTTAGCAGGCTCAACCGCGACGACGATGCGCTTCGAAGTACAATGAAGGCTATCGCAGACCGACTTGTATACAATAAGGCGGTGCAGCATCCGGTGGTGGATGAAAACCTTATTTCTGATGGGGATCCCCGGCCTACGTATTTTATGGATCGCTTGAATGAGAACCTCGGTCACCTGAATGTTCTGAATGAGGTCGATTGCACTCATGAAAAGGCGATGAAGGCCTGGGATAAGGTTTTTTGCACAAGCTGGTTTTCTGAGCAACCGCCGGAAGACGGCGACGATGATGGGGAGCCGAAGTCTCCTGTAAATAAGAGCGGAGGCGGGACGTACGCTACCAGTTAGATGGCAATCATGGATACCCGCGCTAATGCCGTCAAAATTATAGATGATTGGCTTCGGGTCGCCTTCCCAGAGGCGGCCCGAGCTAATACTTGGCAGCTTGATAGGAGCGGCTTGAGCTCGGCATTCACAGGCTGGTGCCTACGCCTGAGGCAGGACGTATCGCTGCTCATCGCAGTGGATCAGCTCTTCCCTTACACGAAGCCGGTTGCTGCTTTCTTCGGGCCTGGTGCACCGAAAGACGGTCCCCATATTGAGGACGACGGGCGCCTGTGCTTGGTTACGTCCGAGACGACAACGGACAGTCTCGATCCAGCAGGAGTAGTGGCGCATTTTCTGGACAAAGCGTCTAATTTGTTAGGCGCCTTAGACCGCGGTGAGCTACGAGAGGACTACGTCGTTGATTTCGAGGCCTATTGGTCCCGCAGCAGCACAACAGGTCAATCAGTTCAGACACTTTTCGATATCGCACCACCTACACGATCTCTGTTCCTGGGGACCTACGGCAGTCAGCGAATTGTCTCGGACGATGAAGAACGACTGCGTCGTTGGATCCAACATAGGGTAGGGGTGGACTACAAGAGAGACTTTGATCGCTCGCTCTTTTTGTGGATGGATAGCCTTCCTGAGCCGTCCGCTTACCCAAAATCGTATCCGGATTTGCGCACTCTGTTCGATAAGGCCAATCAGGCCTCGACGTTAGATGGGGTGAAACCGATCAATGGTTCGGATAGTGTAGTGGTTTTAGGTGGTCCGTCCTCACTAGGACGCACCGCTGGTGGTGCCATCATCCTGTCGTCTGGTGAAAAGCGCCGAGAGTACAAAGGTTTCCGGCCCGGTAAGGCACCCGCCGCGACCCTTCGATCCGGGCTGAAGTTTAATCTTGCGTCCATCAGACGAGTTGACGCGGCTAGTTCTAGGATCCCGTTGCCGCAACTAATCGACGCAGATTTCGCACATATTGCGATAATTGGATGTGGGTCTCTAGGTGCAGGGGCAGCAAGATTGTTAGCGCAGCAGGGCGTCAAGAAATTTAGTTTATTTGACTCAGATACGCTCGGTTGGGAGAACATCGGTCGACACGAACTCGGGGCCAGAAACATTGGTGCCAACAAGGCTGATGCTCTCAAAGCGAAGCTGCTCGCCGACTTACCCGACATCGTAAATATAGCTAGCTACGGTACAGACTGGCGACGCGTTATTGCCAACGATCGATCGGTATTCGAGAGTGTCTCGGTGATTATAAGCGCAACCGGCGATTGGGGGTCCAACGCTGCATTGAGCGACTTGCAGTCCGCTGGGCTCTTGGAGATTCCGGTGATTTACACTTGGCTGGAGCGAAATGCGATCGCAGCCCATGTTGTTGCATTACAAGGACCAAAGGTAAGCCTTCGCAGCGGTTTTGATAACACCGGTAGGCCACTCACAGCCGCCGCGTCTTGGTGGTCGGAGGATTTAGACCCTCGCTGCGGAGGCGCTGCATCACCTTACGGCGCCATTGATCTTGCAGCCGGGCAAAGTCTTGCCGCTCGGGCGGCGCTCGATATCGCATCAGGGAGTGCCGTTGCCCCGGTATGGCGGGTATGGGTTGGGCTTTCCTCCGACCTTGAACAAGGCGGGGGCTTTTGGTCAGCTGCTTTTAAGTCTGTCGTCGGCGATCCTGCCGAGGGTGGGAAGACGATGGCCGGCCAATGGCGAACGGAGTGAGACAGTGGAAGCCCTTGCACAGGTAGTTACCTACGAAGGTCCAGGCGGCCTTGTCATACATATCGAGCAGCCTGCGCTCGCGCATCTTTATCGCAATGCTCAACATAAATGCTGGTCCCGCGAGGCCGGCGGCCAGCTATTCGCTTCCATTAAGCATAATCGTTGGGTTGTTACGAAAGCGACTGGTCCCCGTACTACCGACTTTCGCTCACGATTTGGTTTTCGTCCCGACCGGAAAGCAGAAAGGGCGGAAATTTTGGCACTTTTTCAGGAAGGCCTGCATTACGTGGGTGATTGGCATACTCACCCTCAAAACGTCCCGTCGCCATCGCATACAGATATCCGTAACATCACCGAGACCGTTCAAGCGTCTGAACACTCGCTATCGGGATTTTTATTGGCTATCGTTGGCCGCTTACCAGCGCCCGACGGCCTGTGGCTTTCTTTCCATGATGTCCGTGGTGGCTATGCTAAATGTCCCCTGCGTTGCAATCTTTCGAGTGAAAACTAGATATGCTGTCGTGGGGCCGAAACGTAGATCAGGATCGGTCCTGCAGGAATGAGCAGGCAGAGCTCCGGGAAGCGGATAAACCGTCTCACGACGTTCATCGGCTATGTACCTCCGCCAAACATCGCCTCAAGATCGGCAATGGTGATGATTCATTTCCTCGCATTAAAGCTGCCCGCCAAACTTCGCTGGGTGGGTCGATAGCCCGATCGTATACGGCGCGGACTTGCAAATCATCTGCGCGGGCGGAGGTGATCACACGACCGGCGTTAGTCGTTAAACGCCAAGGCCTGTCATTGAGAAAGCTAAAATGAAGGTTCAAAACTGTCGCGCAACGAAATGTTTGGTTGTTCGACGACCTAGGGGGCGGCGGGATAAAGGAGGGGGCTGTGAAGGAACCGAAAGCATTTAATGTACATTTTCGCTGTGAAGACCGTGAACTGGCTTTGGAGTGGTTAAAAAAATTTCCCCCTATAGGTGCCTGTGCATACGGCGACCTTCGAAAAATTGGTAATATAGAATTTGAGAAATACATGTTTGTCGTGCAATTTACAAACGAAGACGATGCTCGATCTATGCGAGGGCATTTTTATCCAAGCACAGGACAGCATAATAATTAATTTAATTATTATGATATAACTACATAGGCAGTCACTTAATAACCGCATCCCCAAATCTGTGATCGAGGCACCTGCCCACTTCCGGCCAATGTGCGACAAGCAGGCATCTCCGACGGGGCAGCTACGCGACCGCCTGTAATCCCTTGCGTTGGATGATGGACAGAAGGCGCAGTGCAGGCCCGCCGGGCCGCTTCACGCCGCGCTCCCAATCCGATACAAGATTGCGCGAGACGTTGAGATAAGCCGCGAACACCGGCTGCGAGACATGCTCGCGCTCGCGGATCGCCCGGATTTCATCGCCTGCCAGCGCGGGAGCAGGGGCAAGGCACGTTTCATTGAATGTACGCAGCGTCGCCCGCGACACCACGCCCGCGTCGTGGGCGTCGCTCATCATTTCATGGATCGCGCCCGCAATCTCGCTGCGATAGCCCTTATCCTTCATCACAGTTCCCATCGTCTATCTCCACCAGAGTTCCTGACGCCACCAGTCGGTCCAATTCCCCGGCGTTCCATTCCAGCGCCTCGGTCGCCGCGTTGCGGAGCAAGCCCAGGTCCGCCTTTGATATGTTCGCCTGCGCACTCTTGGCGAACCCAAAAGCGAATATCGCCTTGTCACCCTGCCGGAACAGGATCAACGTACGATAGCCGCCCGACTTGCCTTGCCCGGTGCGCGCGACCCGTTGCTTGATGACACCGCCGCCAAGATCGGCATCCACCAAGCCGCTTTCTGCGCGCTGCACGGCTTCACGAAGCGAGGCATCGGCAATCCGCTCTTTTCGCGCGAAGCGCTCGAACCAACCATTTTTGAAGATGCGCGCGATGGCGGTTCTCCTGCTCTCTGTGGTTATATATAACACTTAGCGTTATATTTCAACATGGATTGGAAGGAACGATACGACATCGGCCTTCTTGACAGCGCATAGGCTGCGGGCGAGCATGAGTTTGCTTCATGACGCTGCCGAGGGTGGTCCTTTCAAAGGAGCCTTCAATGAACGACTCGACCTAACGCCTGCTGGCTGTCCCCCGAACCGGGGCAGATGCGAAGGCTTGGCATGAAATTTTGGTACAGGCTGGGAAAAAATCTTCCCTGATTGTCATCAGTGAGAAGCCTACGCCAAATTCCGCCGTCTTCCGCCGTTGACCGCCAACTGCCGCCAGCGTTCACCGACCCGTGAAAGCGTAGCTGCCAGCCCGCCCGGAACACTCTTGTCCGGGACGGCAAGGCATCCAATGCTCGTGGTCGGGGGCGCGTGCAACATCCTGATTTGAAGAGACTGCCCCATGACCAACAGTGATCGTATCATACGCCTGAAAACCGTCCTCGCCCGCACAGGGCTTTCCCGCACGACGCTTTATCGCAAGATGGGCGAAGGCACTTTCCCGCGCCAAGTGAAGATCAGCGTCCATGGCGCTGGCTGGCGCGAGTCCGCCATCAACCGCTGGATTGCCGATCCGGTAAGCTATCGGGAAGAGTTGGGCGTTTGATCTTGTTGCCGTGCCCCACCTGTTGGAGGGATGGGCACGGCAACATCGACGGCTTGCGATCAGGCGGCTTGGCTCTTCGCCTTACCGAACTTGCCGGTTACGACCTTCTGCCCGTCCCGCAGGAAGTCGAGATGGTCGGACCAGTGCTGCATCATGCGGACCCGCTCGTTCCAATATTCGCCTCGCGTGTATGCGCGACGCACGGCGTTGTTGTCGCAATGGGCAAGCTGCCGCTCGATCGCGTCGGGATGCCATAGTCCCATTTCGTTGAGCAGTGTCGCCGCCATCGCCCGGAAGCCGTGGCCGGTCATTTCGTCCTGTGCGAAGCCCATACGCCGCAAGCCGGCGTTGATGGTGTTCTCCGACATGGGCCGCTCTACCGAGCGGAGCGACGGGAACAAGTAGCGGCTATAGTCGGCATCATGTTCGATGGTGCCAAGGATCGCCAATGCCTGCCGGGAGAGGGGAATGGTATGGGCGCGGCGCATCTTCGTCTTGTGCGCCGGGACCGTCCACAGCGCTTTGTCGAAATCGAAGTCGGCCCATTCGGCATTGCGTAGCTCGCCGGGGCGCACGAACACGTGCGGGAGCAGTTGCAGCGCCGCTTTGGTGTTTGCAAAGCCCTCGAACGCCTCAATGGCGCGCAACAGTCCGCCCGCATTATCCGCGTTGGTGATCGCGGCGCGGTGGACGGGCTTAGGCGCGATCAGCGCTCCGCGAAGGTCCGCTGCCACGTCACGCTCCGCGCGCGCCGTGGCGATGGCATAGCGGAATATCTGGCTGCATGTGCTGCGCAGGCGCTTGGCCGTCTCGTAGCGGCCCTTGCCCTCCATTTTGCGCAGCATGGTCAAGACCTCCTGCGCGGTGATGGCGGTGACAGGGCGCTTGCCAAGCGACGCATTGATAAAGGTCAGCAGCCAGCGCAGCTTCTTCATCGTGACGGCAGAGCGGCCTTCGCGTTCGACTTTCACCAGCCATTCGTCGGCAACCGCCTTGAAGCTGTTGGACGCAGCCACCGTCGCGGCGATCCGATCC encodes:
- a CDS encoding patatin-like phospholipase family protein — its product is MDKEKPLRVLTIDGGGMRGIYSAAFLHELSSLFAKKRGCKALDVGKGFDLIVGTSTGAIVGCALAAGEPLSKVVKLYRENGPKIFPERVPSSTMKVLGQMPRRGDINRRGAAALKTALTAVLGTKTFKEIETLRGIALSIPAVEMSQQRAWVFKTSHWGGTRDDDTKLVDACMATSAAPIFRSLAAVDVGGDLGGYRVFADGGLWANNPVLVGLLDAIKMNSTRPIEIFALGSYPKPDGERIAKADLDRGYGDWQFGAKAASLSIAAQEFAFDNMARMFAKEFTNLGRPISVIRFPKGDLRPDIVPYLELDNSSDKAMTALIDQARADVNLAKSACDDTADATGQIINSLFENMPCWGDDANNV
- a CDS encoding cyclic GMP-AMP synthase DncV-like nucleotidyltransferase; amino-acid sequence: MFNTSKQVRGFHDEKVAIVGDERANMRARRNSNRNRLKAGLVRDGKPKPLGSHTQGSYAMHTMVQDDNLDYDIDDGLYFKADDLVGAQGASMSALDVRKMVCAAVQDDKFNTPPDVRTNCVRVYYNAGYHVDIPTYRRIETTNIWTNKVEYSYELAGASWRTSDAKQVTVWFRETNKELSPESVGEGQFRRVVRYLKMFSKSRSSWKGKNPSGFALTKLASECFVSRLNRDDDALRSTMKAIADRLVYNKAVQHPVVDENLISDGDPRPTYFMDRLNENLGHLNVLNEVDCTHEKAMKAWDKVFCTSWFSEQPPEDGDDDGEPKSPVNKSGGGTYATS
- a CDS encoding ThiF family adenylyltransferase, which gives rise to MAIMDTRANAVKIIDDWLRVAFPEAARANTWQLDRSGLSSAFTGWCLRLRQDVSLLIAVDQLFPYTKPVAAFFGPGAPKDGPHIEDDGRLCLVTSETTTDSLDPAGVVAHFLDKASNLLGALDRGELREDYVVDFEAYWSRSSTTGQSVQTLFDIAPPTRSLFLGTYGSQRIVSDDEERLRRWIQHRVGVDYKRDFDRSLFLWMDSLPEPSAYPKSYPDLRTLFDKANQASTLDGVKPINGSDSVVVLGGPSSLGRTAGGAIILSSGEKRREYKGFRPGKAPAATLRSGLKFNLASIRRVDAASSRIPLPQLIDADFAHIAIIGCGSLGAGAARLLAQQGVKKFSLFDSDTLGWENIGRHELGARNIGANKADALKAKLLADLPDIVNIASYGTDWRRVIANDRSVFESVSVIISATGDWGSNAALSDLQSAGLLEIPVIYTWLERNAIAAHVVALQGPKVSLRSGFDNTGRPLTAAASWWSEDLDPRCGGAASPYGAIDLAAGQSLAARAALDIASGSAVAPVWRVWVGLSSDLEQGGGFWSAAFKSVVGDPAEGGKTMAGQWRTE
- a CDS encoding Mov34/MPN/PAD-1 family protein — encoded protein: MEALAQVVTYEGPGGLVIHIEQPALAHLYRNAQHKCWSREAGGQLFASIKHNRWVVTKATGPRTTDFRSRFGFRPDRKAERAEILALFQEGLHYVGDWHTHPQNVPSPSHTDIRNITETVQASEHSLSGFLLAIVGRLPAPDGLWLSFHDVRGGYAKCPLRCNLSSEN
- a CDS encoding DNA-binding transcriptional regulator; translation: MKDKGYRSEIAGAIHEMMSDAHDAGVVSRATLRTFNETCLAPAPALAGDEIRAIREREHVSQPVFAAYLNVSRNLVSDWERGVKRPGGPALRLLSIIQRKGLQAVA
- a CDS encoding type II toxin-antitoxin system RelE/ParE family toxin, whose product is MLYITTESRRTAIARIFKNGWFERFARKERIADASLREAVQRAESGLVDADLGGGVIKQRVARTGQGKSGGYRTLILFRQGDKAIFAFGFAKSAQANISKADLGLLRNAATEALEWNAGELDRLVASGTLVEIDDGNCDEG
- a CDS encoding helix-turn-helix transcriptional regulator, with the translated sequence MTNSDRIIRLKTVLARTGLSRTTLYRKMGEGTFPRQVKISVHGAGWRESAINRWIADPVSYREELGV
- a CDS encoding tyrosine-type recombinase/integrase, producing the protein MALTAAAIKNAKGKAKPYKLTDSDGLFLYVAPNGRRYWRMNYRHLGKQKTLAFGIYPDIGLADAREQRDAARKVLAKGNDPAEKIKLDRIAATVAASNSFKAVADEWLVKVEREGRSAVTMKKLRWLLTFINASLGKRPVTAITAQEVLTMLRKMEGKGRYETAKRLRSTCSQIFRYAIATARAERDVAADLRGALIAPKPVHRAAITNADNAGGLLRAIEAFEGFANTKAALQLLPHVFVRPGELRNAEWADFDFDKALWTVPAHKTKMRRAHTIPLSRQALAILGTIEHDADYSRYLFPSLRSVERPMSENTINAGLRRMGFAQDEMTGHGFRAMAATLLNEMGLWHPDAIERQLAHCDNNAVRRAYTRGEYWNERVRMMQHWSDHLDFLRDGQKVVTGKFGKAKSQAA